In Dyadobacter sp. CECT 9275, the following proteins share a genomic window:
- a CDS encoding heavy-metal-associated domain-containing protein: MQTLKFKTNIKCDGCVATVTPFLNGDEHIENWQVDLQSADRVLTVTTDQSAAEISELVKKAGYAAQEFS, translated from the coding sequence ATGCAAACTTTGAAATTCAAGACAAATATAAAATGTGATGGCTGTGTTGCAACCGTAACGCCCTTCCTGAATGGTGATGAACATATTGAAAACTGGCAGGTGGACCTGCAGAGTGCCGACAGAGTCTTAACCGTTACAACAGACCAATCCGCTGCCGAAATATCAGAACTGGTTAAAAAAGCAGGCTACGCTGCGCAGGAGTTTTCCTGA
- a CDS encoding heavy metal-binding domain-containing protein, whose translation MYKLFILSGMIILTACSGNRQKSETAAPDSTQVAEGRKFACPMRCEGDKTYAEAGKCPVCKMELQEVALAETDSTEHIH comes from the coding sequence ATGTACAAGTTATTTATCCTGTCCGGTATGATCATTTTGACCGCCTGTTCCGGCAATCGTCAGAAATCTGAAACCGCTGCACCGGACAGTACCCAGGTGGCCGAAGGCAGGAAATTTGCTTGCCCCATGCGCTGCGAGGGCGACAAAACCTATGCAGAAGCAGGTAAGTGTCCGGTCTGTAAAATGGAGCTTCAGGAAGTAGCCCTGGCCGAAACGGATTCGACGGAACACATACATTAG
- a CDS encoding helix-turn-helix domain-containing protein, whose amino-acid sequence MKLYIKNMVCDRCKRVVKEEFDKLGVPLAHLALGNVDTVNDIDLQKLDEIRRMLEVNGFELIDDKRAALVENIKTLIIEEIQYLKGNKPDAVNFSDYLSKKTGYDYSYLSNLFSSETGQTIEHYIIAQKIEKVKEWLSYNELSLSEMAWRLSYSSTAHLSNQFKKVTGMTPGEFKKTNILPRQTLDKVGSSK is encoded by the coding sequence ATGAAATTGTATATAAAAAATATGGTATGTGACCGTTGTAAACGTGTTGTAAAAGAGGAGTTTGACAAACTTGGAGTGCCCCTGGCGCACTTAGCTCTTGGCAATGTGGACACGGTCAACGATATAGACTTGCAAAAACTTGACGAGATCAGACGGATGCTGGAAGTGAATGGTTTCGAACTCATTGATGATAAACGTGCCGCGTTGGTCGAAAACATTAAAACACTGATTATTGAAGAGATTCAATACCTGAAGGGGAACAAACCTGACGCTGTCAATTTTTCGGATTACCTGTCCAAAAAAACCGGCTATGATTATTCTTATCTGAGTAATCTGTTTTCTTCAGAGACAGGCCAGACCATTGAGCATTACATCATCGCGCAAAAAATTGAAAAGGTAAAGGAATGGCTTTCTTACAACGAGCTTTCATTAAGTGAAATGGCGTGGAGGCTTTCTTACAGCAGTACTGCACACTTGAGCAACCAGTTTAAAAAAGTAACCGGAATGACGCCGGGGGAATTTAAAAAGACAAACATACTCCCCCGCCAAACGTTGGACAAAGTTGGCAGTAGTAAGTAA
- a CDS encoding TonB-dependent receptor, which translates to MKTNITGVILLLFPFLLSAQGIKGTVNEQVQGTIRPITGANVYWAGTTHATTTDSSGEFILPRSIVSDLLVVSFVGFMSDTIQVGAESELEIVLQNDRALKEVTVRGSATSIDRLSPHQTEIITTRALAKAACCNLSESFETNASVSVSYSDAVTGAKQIQMLGLNGTYIQTNVENIPSIRGLASTFGLNFVPGTWIQSIDIGKGAGSVVNGYESMTGQINVELQKPDTREKLYLNTYVNSFGRAEINLSLAHQLNEKWSTALLTHGSTLRNRMDQNRDHFLDLPLYNQINAVNRWKYQSKNWMAQFGVKALYEDRLGGQTNFRRDLKGSDTVYGFGAKVGRYEVFSKIARLFPDQPYRGLGFILSGSVYDSKSYFGLKNYDGRQKTFYGNLIYQSIIGNTNHTYKTGLSYLLDNYDEKFSTISLARNESVPGAFFEYTYNHLDKFILVAGGRADFHNIYGTQWTPRLHLKYNLTEGTTVRASAGKGFRVANPLAEYYGNLVSARTVIFQEKLKPETSWNYGASITQDFNPGAVKGNFIVDFYRTNFENQLIANLEDPRYIRFSNLSGKAYANSFQAEVNLTPIQRFDLKLAYRLFDVKQTITDTEGNENLLPKMMVSRDRLLFNAGYALPYDKWKFDATVQWNGKKRIPYMGEMHEHHGTQTNLVSTWAPSFFNINAQITRTFPKWDIYLGGENLNNFRQKNPIMAAAEPFGSRFDAGMAWGPVTGRMIYAGIRYKIIK; encoded by the coding sequence ATGAAAACCAATATAACAGGAGTGATCCTGCTCCTTTTCCCTTTCCTGCTGTCTGCACAAGGTATTAAAGGGACCGTCAACGAGCAGGTGCAGGGCACTATCCGCCCCATAACGGGTGCCAATGTTTACTGGGCGGGTACCACACATGCCACTACAACAGATTCCAGCGGGGAATTCATACTACCCCGAAGTATCGTATCAGACCTCCTGGTAGTCAGCTTTGTAGGTTTCATGAGTGATACCATTCAGGTAGGCGCCGAAAGTGAACTGGAAATAGTTTTGCAAAACGACCGTGCGCTTAAGGAAGTAACGGTAAGAGGCAGCGCAACTTCCATAGACCGGCTATCTCCGCACCAAACCGAAATTATCACCACCAGAGCACTGGCAAAAGCGGCATGCTGTAATTTGTCCGAGAGTTTTGAAACCAACGCATCGGTTTCCGTTTCATATAGCGACGCAGTTACGGGTGCCAAACAGATCCAGATGCTGGGCCTGAACGGAACCTATATACAGACTAACGTAGAAAACATACCTTCGATCCGTGGCCTCGCCTCCACTTTCGGACTCAACTTTGTACCCGGCACCTGGATTCAATCCATTGACATTGGGAAAGGTGCAGGTTCGGTTGTGAATGGCTACGAATCCATGACCGGACAGATCAACGTGGAACTCCAGAAACCCGATACCCGCGAAAAGCTCTATTTAAATACCTATGTCAACAGTTTCGGAAGGGCGGAGATCAACCTCAGCCTGGCCCATCAGCTGAATGAAAAATGGAGCACAGCGTTACTTACGCATGGAAGCACCCTGAGAAACCGGATGGATCAGAACAGGGATCATTTTCTGGATCTTCCGCTTTATAACCAAATTAACGCGGTAAACAGATGGAAATACCAAAGCAAAAACTGGATGGCACAATTTGGCGTAAAAGCACTTTATGAAGATCGACTGGGCGGACAAACCAATTTCCGGCGTGATCTGAAAGGAAGTGATACCGTTTATGGTTTCGGGGCAAAAGTCGGCAGATACGAGGTTTTCTCAAAAATCGCACGGTTATTCCCTGACCAGCCGTACCGTGGATTAGGTTTTATCCTGAGTGGCTCCGTTTATGATTCCAAAAGTTATTTTGGCCTGAAAAATTATGACGGTAGACAGAAAACCTTCTATGGAAATCTGATCTATCAGTCTATCATCGGCAACACCAACCATACCTACAAAACAGGCTTGAGTTATCTGCTTGACAATTATGATGAAAAGTTCAGCACCATTTCCCTTGCCAGAAACGAGTCGGTTCCAGGAGCGTTCTTTGAGTATACCTATAACCATCTGGATAAGTTTATCCTCGTAGCAGGAGGCCGCGCTGATTTTCACAACATCTACGGCACACAGTGGACACCCAGATTACATCTTAAATATAATCTTACGGAAGGAACTACCGTGCGCGCGTCGGCGGGTAAAGGATTTCGGGTGGCTAATCCCCTGGCCGAATATTACGGAAACCTGGTGAGCGCCAGAACAGTGATTTTCCAGGAAAAACTGAAACCGGAAACATCATGGAACTATGGTGCCAGTATCACGCAGGACTTTAATCCGGGAGCGGTGAAAGGGAATTTCATTGTCGATTTCTACAGAACAAATTTTGAAAACCAGTTAATTGCCAACCTGGAAGATCCCCGGTACATACGATTTTCCAACCTGTCTGGTAAAGCTTATGCCAATAGCTTTCAGGCCGAGGTTAATTTAACGCCCATCCAGCGGTTTGATCTGAAACTAGCCTACCGGCTGTTTGATGTAAAACAAACAATAACGGATACGGAGGGAAATGAAAATTTACTGCCTAAAATGATGGTAAGCCGGGACAGGCTCCTCTTTAATGCAGGTTATGCCCTCCCCTACGACAAATGGAAATTTGACGCCACAGTGCAATGGAACGGTAAAAAAAGGATTCCCTACATGGGTGAAATGCATGAGCATCATGGTACTCAAACAAACCTGGTATCGACATGGGCCCCATCCTTTTTTAACATAAACGCTCAGATCACCCGAACTTTCCCCAAATGGGATATTTACCTGGGTGGAGAAAATCTGAACAATTTCAGGCAAAAAAATCCGATCATGGCTGCCGCTGAACCTTTTGGAAGCCGGTTTGACGCGGGTATGGCCTGGGGACCTGTAACCGGGCGAATGATTTATGCAGGAATACGTTATAAGATTATCAAATAA
- a CDS encoding heavy-metal-associated domain-containing protein, with amino-acid sequence MKTTFISLFASFLLAFNVALADGDKEIKIKTSAICEMCKARIERTLGLSKGVKSSNLDLSNKVITVKYNPAKTTPEAIKATINHTGYDADESPANQKAHDKLPSCCRKTAAVH; translated from the coding sequence ATGAAAACGACATTCATATCACTCTTTGCCTCATTTTTACTGGCCTTCAATGTAGCCCTGGCGGATGGGGATAAAGAAATAAAAATCAAAACATCTGCGATTTGCGAGATGTGCAAAGCACGCATCGAAAGGACGCTGGGGTTATCAAAAGGTGTGAAAAGCTCCAACCTGGACCTCAGCAATAAAGTGATAACGGTTAAGTACAATCCGGCAAAAACAACCCCGGAAGCGATCAAAGCCACCATCAATCATACCGGTTACGATGCAGACGAAAGCCCGGCGAATCAGAAAGCGCATGACAAATTGCCCAGTTGCTGCCGGAAAACTGCAGCGGTTCATTAG